From a single Drosophila sulfurigaster albostrigata strain 15112-1811.04 chromosome 3, ASM2355843v2, whole genome shotgun sequence genomic region:
- the LOC133842287 gene encoding probable cytochrome P450 12d1 distal, mitochondrial encodes MTTVTASHGARQLFLAGTRSMHATAAAVKLNLADDVVAPPVRPYSEIPRPGKLSFMRSFMPGGEFHDKSFSEFTSMMRKRYGDLFIMPGAFGRKDSLVTFSTKDIEMVFRNEGVWPHREGFDSLVYFREKVRPDVFGEKKGLIATQSEEWSKFRSAVNPVFMQPRGLKMYYEPLSNINNEFIERIKEIRDPKTLEVPANFEEEMGRLIFESLALIAFNREMGIIRKRRDNPDAMTIFKTSREIFKLVFKLDLQPSPWKFISTPTYRKMIKTLNESLDVTQRMIDDTCAEMEKRRKAGEPGSNSMLERLMDIDPKIALVMGLDILFAGVDATTVLLSATLLCLSKNQEKQHKLREELLRVMPSKETLLNDETMKDMPYLRAVIKEALRYYPNGFGTFRICPGDVTLSGYNIPKGTQIMLASNALVKDEKYYTSPNDFLPERWLRDPETNKKAQVSPFTFLPFGFGPRQCIGKRVVDLEVETAVAKIIRNFHVEFNYDASNPYKTFFAMEPQIPFHFKFTDIDQ; translated from the exons ATGACTACAGTCACAGCGTCCCATGGAGCGCGCCAATTGTTCTTGGCTGGGACCAGATCAATGCATGctactgctgccgctgttaaGCTCAAT TTAGCTGATGATGTGGTTGCTCCGCCCGTGCGCCCCTATTCTGAAATCCCACGACCCGGAAAACTTAGTTTTATGCGCAGTTTTATGCCAGGAGGCGAATTCCACGACAAATCTTTCTCCGAATTTACCTCAATGATGCGTAAGCGCTATGGAGATCTCTTTATAATGCCAGGAGCGTTTGGTCGCAAGGACAGTTTGGTCACCTTCAGTACTAAGGATATTGAGATGGTTTTTCGCAACGAAGGCGTTTGGCCACATCGTGAGGGCTTTGATTCACTTGTTTACTTCCGTGAGAAAGTGCGCCCAGATGTGTTTGGTGAGAAAAAGGGATTAATTGCCAC ACAATCAGAGGAATGGAGCAAGTTTCGATCGGCTGTGAATCCGGTTTTCATGCAACCTCGAGGTCTTAAAATGTACTACGAACCATTGTCTAACATTAATAACGAATTCATCGAGCG CATCAAGGAAATTCGTGATCCTAAGACACTGGAAGTCCCTGCGAACTTTGAGGAGGAAATGGGTCGTTTGATCTTCGAGTCGTTAGCTCTCATTGCCTTCAATCGTGAAATGGGCATCATCCGGAAGCGTCGTGATAATCCCGATGCTATGACTATATTCAAAACATCCCGTGAAATTTTCAAGTTGGTCTTTAAGCTGGACTTGCAGCCATCGCCCTGGAAGTTTATATCGACGCCAACCTATCGCAAAATGATAAAAACACTCAACGAAAGTCTCGATGTCACACAACGAATGATTGATGACACTTGCGCGGAGATGGAGAAGCGTCGCAAGGCTGGAGAGCCTGGGAGCAATAGCATGTTGGAGCGACTGATGGATATTGATCCAAAGATTGCTTTGGTCATGGGTCTGGATATACTCTTTGCCGGTGTCGATGCCACGACTGTGCTCTTGTCTGCAACATTGCTGTGTCTCAGCAAGAATCAGGAAAAGCAGCATAAACTCCGCGAGGAACTGCTGCGAGTGATGCCCAGCAAGGAGACATTGCTGAACGATGAGACCATGAAGGACATGCCCTACTTGCGGGCCGTAATCAAGGAAGCCCTGCGCTATTACCCCAACGGTTTTGGAACCTTCAGGATTTGTCCGGGAGATGTCACTCTCTCCGGTTATAACATTCCCAAGGGCACACAGATTATGCTCGCCTCCAATGCCCTGGTGAAAGATGAAAAGTATTACACCTCACCAAATGATTTTTTGCCCGAGCGCTGGCTACGTGATCCCGAGACAAACAAGAAGGCGCAGGTCAGCCCATTTACGTTCCTGCCGTTTGGTTTTGGACCACGACAATGCATTGGCAAGCGGGTCGTTGATCTCGAGGTGGAGACCGCAGTAGCCAAGATTATACGCAACTTCCATGTGGAGTTTAACTACGATGCAAGCAATCCGTACAAAACGTTCTTTGCCATGGAGCCACAAATCCCATTTCACTTCAAATTCACTGACATTGATCAGTAG